The Triticum urartu cultivar G1812 unplaced genomic scaffold, Tu2.1 TuUngrouped_contig_7159, whole genome shotgun sequence genome includes the window CTTAGAGACACCAACATGGAAGTAGTTTCTCAAGGACGCTAAAGTTACGCCAACTATCACACCCACTGGAAGAACCTTCCTCAGATCATGAGATTGCAGAACTGCAGTTGATACAGCTTCAACAACATTTTCGCCATGGACCACACCAAATTTCACAGTCGTTGGATTCCTCTGCACAGATGTTGCTCTGTATAACTCAGAGTCATGGACAATAGTTCTAGAAACTTGAGTAGCGAGTCGTTCTACATCATGTGCAAGACTTCTTTGAAGTTTCTCAGCTTTTGTTATCCCCAGTCTGCGACCAACTTCAGTTTTGAGAGTATTTGTTAACTCATCACTAATAAAGTATGTGAGTGTCTGTCTCAAAGCATTACCAGGCAACTTCTCAATTACCTTCCTTTTGGTTTCAGAGTCTGCAAAATTTCGCAGAGCTGAGTATGGTGGCAAAATAACATTGCCTGTCCTAGGTGGAGCTTGGGAGGAATCTGCATGCTTGATCCCTTCATTAACGAAGCTATATTTTCCAGATATAGAAAtgtcaccttgcacattgtccaTTTGATCTGCTAGTTTCCATTTACCCTCTTGCGGATCAAGGAAAAGATCAGTTGCCGAGTTCAAATCTGGTGACTCAAGTTGCAGTTGCCTTGTAAGATATTCATGAAGGTACAAAGCATACTGCACCTTCAAATAAGAACTGGCAGCTACGTCCAACAAGTAATCAGGTGAGCCACTCACTATCTTTGCAACATCACCATCAACATCATTTCCAGGTATATTTCTTTGAGAATTTCTGATTTTTCCTTTCGAAGGTGGGACAGTGTTCAAATCAGATTTTTTCTCACTAAAATTATGATCTTCAGACATGATTGAACGAGCTTTAACAGAAGTATTATGTTGTGATTCACCAGATGATGATGGATTTTTGTCCTTTCCACTTAACTCATTGTCCACATCCACCATCACATCAGACTTTGTCTCATCAACAGGAGGTTTATCGGTGGCTCCAGCAGAATTCTCCCTGTCCTCAGAGTCCTTGTGCTTTTGAAACTGGTCAATCATATTTTCAATAACTCCGAACACACTATTGACAGCCATTTGAGTCGAGTCATCAAAATCAGTTAAGGCATCCAATGCCTGTCTCACATTATTAACTGACGGATGTTTAGATTCTTCTGTTTTAGAGATTTGTGTGCTCTGATCAACAACATTAAGTGCAACCGTATCTTCATTGGCATGAACTACATCAACTTCCTTGTCTACCATATTGGACTGTGGATTCTGCTCTGCTGTAACATCTGCCGACTGCACTTGCTCCCTGGGAGTTCCTTTTGAGTTGGCTGTTGATGGATCATTGGAAAGATGCTTTGGTTCTGTTACACTGCCCTGATCGGCCTCTTGCTTCTCTTCACTGCTTTCATTCACTCCAGAGTTATCTTTCTCAGATTTATCGAGTTGAGTCTGTTCACTTCCCATTTCGATTCCAGTTCCTACAGGCTTTGCTTGTGATAAATCGATACCATCAGCAGAATTGTTGTCGTTTGAGGTCAGATTAGTCTCTTTTTGGTCTCCCTCACCAATGGATGTAACACTCCTGTTCTGGTCAAGAATTTTGGCATCCTTAGCTCCACTCTCATGGTCTGACTCTTTGACCTTTTCTTGGACAACAGTCTTGGTGGTTGATCTTGCATTGGTCCAGCCGCGCTTCAATGCATCCAAATTGAAATTGTGTCGTTTAGATTGTAAAATTTCAGTCACAGACGACGTAAGCTTTTCACGCACATCTTCAGGTACAGCTTCTTCTAGAGCTTTTACAAGAGATTCACCTTGTTCTACTGCCACCAGAACCTTATGGCAAGAAAGAAACATGTAAGCAGCTTGACGCATTTCTCACAAGACTACAGCAAGAAAATTTGAGTTTTCCTATTTAAAACTCAGTGCTTCCATAAGCATCATAAATTACACGATGAACAGAAAATAACCTCCCATGATTGGCCTATGACCTTGGAAATGGAATACTATAAGGCATGGAGAAATTTGACTCAACAGAGAATATTATCTAGATCTACTATACCTTGTTCTTTTGATCATCATCCAGAGTGCCAGGCATTGTAGCATCCAGCATATTCATCACAAGACCTGCTGATTGTAGTACATGACCTTTTTCAACATCTTCAGGAATCTCTTCTGGCTCCTCTTCATCAGCCTCTTTGATTATCCTGCCTACATCACCATTATCTTTTAACAGCCCATTTTTGCTATTTTGAGCACCAGATACATGACCTTTTTCAATATCTTCAGGAATCTCTTCTGGCTCCTGTTCATCAGCCTCTTTGATTATTCTGCCTATATCACCATTATCTTTTAACAGGCCATTTTTGCTATTTTGAGCACCAGAATATCCATTTGCAGAATCATTGAGCAGCCCATTTATTCCATGGGGAAAATTATTAGAGAGAAAAAACTGAGCTTGCTCATGAAAATTGTCCTCTTTGGGGACCTTATTATCATTCGGTTGAGGTACGGTGAATGCTAGACCTTTGGATGGGTTAACGGTGATATCCACATCTTTGATAAGCGGATGACGACCCTTAAGAAGAGCAAACTCCACTGCTGACAACCACTGCATAAACCCAAAGACCAATTTAACGTGACAGCTGAAATGAGCAACATGACAACATGAAGTAAGTAATTGCAGAAGCGATCCATAAGAATGCTAAATACCATGGGGACTGCAAGCAAAAGAGTTTGGTGCCATCACTTAAAATGGATCAACTCATGCATCTAAATAAGAAGTTAAATAAACACTAGTAGACCAAAGAAAAGGGATAAAGCAGTCTCAAGAGAGTCAGCTAACACATTATGAGTAAGCATGCACGTGTGCGTGCCCACACACAAAGCACACACGTTTTG containing:
- the LOC125531467 gene encoding uncharacterized protein LOC125531467 isoform X2; its protein translation is MQWLSAVEFALLKGRHPLIKDVDITVNPSKGLAFTVPQPNDNKVPKEDNFHEQAQFFLSNNFPHGINGLLNDSANGYSGAQNSKNGLLKDNGDIGRIIKEADEQEPEEIPEDIEKGHVSGAQNSKNGLLKDNGDVGRIIKEADEEEPEEIPEDVEKGHVLQSAGLVMNMLDATMPGTLDDDQKNKVLVAVEQGESLVKALEEAVPEDVREKLTSSVTEILQSKRHNFNLDALKRGWTNARSTTKTVVQEKVKESDHESGAKDAKILDQNRSVTSIGEGDQKETNLTSNDNNSADGIDLSQAKPVGTGIEMGSEQTQLDKSEKDNSGVNESSEEKQEADQGSVTEPKHLSNDPSTANSKGTPREQVQSADVTAEQNPQSNMVDKEVDVVHANEDTVALNVVDQSTQISKTEESKHPSVNNVRQALDALTDFDDSTQMAVNSVFGVIENMIDQFQKHKDSEDRENSAGATDKPPVDETKSDVMVDVDNELSGKDKNPSSSGESQHNTSVKARSIMSEDHNFSEKKSDLNTVPPSKGKIRNSQRNIPGNDVDGDVAKIVSGSPDYLLDVAASSYLKVQYALYLHEYLTRQLQLESPDLNSATDLFLDPQEGKWKLADQMDNVQGDISISGKYSFVNEGIKHADSSQAPPRTGNVILPPYSALRNFADSETKRKVIEKLPGNALRQTLTYFISDELTNTLKTEVGRRLGITKAEKLQRSLAHDVERLATQVSRTIVHDSELYRATSVQRNPTTVKFGVVHGENVVEAVSTAVLQSHDLRKVLPVGVIVGVTLASLRNYFHVGVSKHDNLTKAAVKSGILDEDLIVQDADEGNMDNLSTQKEANADLCTQKEANTDYYIEKPGEHKQQEITKSDGKGMMVGAVTAALGASAFVAHHQQKNAEEHDSSTQHNLDDTELEKSQNNLVRSFAEKAMSVAAPVVPKKGGGELDHDRLVAVLAELGQRGGILKFVGKLALLWGGIRGALSLTDRLILFLRISERNLFQRLVLPTYNFLQKYMQIEKKHKFKCHISSIDYVSRIWKF
- the LOC125531467 gene encoding uncharacterized protein LOC125531467 isoform X1, with translation MGVGWGYGANMLTKYLVEAGESTPLTAAVCIDNPFDLQEATRTFPHNIALDQKLTAGLVDILRANKELFQGKDKDFDVQKALSANCLRDFDGAISMVSHGFANVDDFYSENSVRPSVASLKIPVLFIQSDDGTVPLMSVPRSSISENPFTSLLLCSCVHSTGFTFERYTELWCQNLTLEWLSAVEFALLKGRHPLIKDVDITVNPSKGLAFTVPQPNDNKVPKEDNFHEQAQFFLSNNFPHGINGLLNDSANGYSGAQNSKNGLLKDNGDIGRIIKEADEQEPEEIPEDIEKGHVSGAQNSKNGLLKDNGDVGRIIKEADEEEPEEIPEDVEKGHVLQSAGLVMNMLDATMPGTLDDDQKNKVLVAVEQGESLVKALEEAVPEDVREKLTSSVTEILQSKRHNFNLDALKRGWTNARSTTKTVVQEKVKESDHESGAKDAKILDQNRSVTSIGEGDQKETNLTSNDNNSADGIDLSQAKPVGTGIEMGSEQTQLDKSEKDNSGVNESSEEKQEADQGSVTEPKHLSNDPSTANSKGTPREQVQSADVTAEQNPQSNMVDKEVDVVHANEDTVALNVVDQSTQISKTEESKHPSVNNVRQALDALTDFDDSTQMAVNSVFGVIENMIDQFQKHKDSEDRENSAGATDKPPVDETKSDVMVDVDNELSGKDKNPSSSGESQHNTSVKARSIMSEDHNFSEKKSDLNTVPPSKGKIRNSQRNIPGNDVDGDVAKIVSGSPDYLLDVAASSYLKVQYALYLHEYLTRQLQLESPDLNSATDLFLDPQEGKWKLADQMDNVQGDISISGKYSFVNEGIKHADSSQAPPRTGNVILPPYSALRNFADSETKRKVIEKLPGNALRQTLTYFISDELTNTLKTEVGRRLGITKAEKLQRSLAHDVERLATQVSRTIVHDSELYRATSVQRNPTTVKFGVVHGENVVEAVSTAVLQSHDLRKVLPVGVIVGVTLASLRNYFHVGVSKHDNLTKAAVKSGILDEDLIVQDADEGNMDNLSTQKEANADLCTQKEANTDYYIEKPGEHKQQEITKSDGKGMMVGAVTAALGASAFVAHHQQKNAEEHDSSTQHNLDDTELEKSQNNLVRSFAEKAMSVAAPVVPKKGGGELDHDRLVAVLAELGQRGGILKFVGKLALLWGGIRGALSLTDRLILFLRISERNLFQRLVLPTYNFLQKYMQIEKKHKFKCHISSIDYVSRIWKF